GGAGGGTTTCGGATGTGTGAACCTCTGATCGTCGGTTTTGGGAAAGGGCGACTTCCGGATTTCCCGGCAGATCCGGATATAATTCTTGATATTATCCCTGTTGACTTCGTTGTGAACGCCATCTTGGCAGTCACTGAGACGACAGCAAGACGCGGTGGCATTGAAGTGTATCACGTCGCGACGGGGACACAGAATCCGCTCTATTTTCGAGGCATTTTTGAGGCGACCTACGAATATTTTATGAAATATCCAATGATAGAGGATGGAAAACCGGTTCCAGTGCCAATCTGGAAATATCCGAGTTTAGAAGAATTTCAGCGGAAATTGGATAGCCGTATGCGGCTGGTTGACTTTGCCGTTCAGACCCTTGGCAAACTTCCGATACGTGCCGCCAAGCGGAAACGCCGCCAACTTGTGCTGAAGCAGAGCGGTATCAAAGCACTTCTGCATTACATCAGAATCTATGCACCTTATACGCGAACTAACTTTGAATTTGAAACAGAGAAGACGCAAGGGCTTTACGACGCGCTTTCACCAACAGAACAGCAGCGTTTTAACTTCGATGTCTCACGGATCCACTGGAAGCGGTATTTTCAAGAGATTCACATTCCTGGTATAAAGAGACATGTGTTGAAAATTGAAGATAGCACAGCAGAAGATACAGAAGCCTCCTCCTCTGCGAAACAGGAGAAGGCGAGTTCTCAAGATGAGTCCGAGGAGTCCGCTACGGCACCCGAATGGATCGTCCCAAAAACGATCGTAGACCTGATTAAGATACAAGCAGCACGAATCCCGGATAGAATCGCGTTGCAGATGGCAACCGAAAGCGGATGGGAAACGTACACCTATGCGGAGACGTATGCCTTATCACGTCAAGTCGCGTGGCAACTTTGGAAAAGCGGCTTGCGAAAAGACGACCGCGTGGTGTTGGTTTCCGAAAACCAGCCCGAATGGTGTATCGCTTATCTTGCGGCTGTCCAGATAGGTATCGCTGTTGTTCCTCTTGACGCGCAAACGCCTGCTCATGAAATTTTGGCAATAGCCGAGTTCACCGCTGCGAAATCGATCTTAGCCTCTGAAAACGTATTAGAAAAATCCGATGCGGAAACCCTATTAACAACAAAACTCCTGAGATCACGCGATTCCGATCCTGGTGATGGCGTGCCCCCACTGATGTTCCAAAACATCAACAGGAACTGCGAAATCGTAGGGGTTTCCGGTGGTCCGGAGAGCAAAACTTCAACCGCCGAGATTCCCGCCGATTTTCCGAATGTGGAAGTTTCTCCAGACACCGTTGCCTCGATTATCTTTACAATGGGGACCACTGTTGAAGCAAAAGGCGCGATGCTCACACATGGCGGCTTTATTTCTAATGTTCAAGCAGTGGCACAAGCCCTGCCACCGACAGACACGGAGCGGATCCTGTCAGTCCTTCCACTGTATCACGCTTTGAGTTTCTCATGTAGTTTATTGATGGCACTTTACAGCGGCACGACAGCGACTTACGTTAATGCACTCCGTCCCACAACGCTTCTGAAGACAATGCGTGAGGCAAAAACCACAGCTTTTATTGGTGTTCCACGCCTTTTTCAGATGCTCCACAGCACTATCGAACGACAAGCATCGCGCGCAGACACACCGGGTGAGACGTTGGCAGAAAAAGCACGCGCTGTCATGGGCGGTGAGATACGCGTTCTCGTTAGCGGTGGTGCCTCGCTTTCCGATACGATTTACGATGGATTTCAGAAGTTTGGAATGACGCTTTACCAAGGTTATGGAATGACCGAAACAGCACCGGTTCTCAGTGTCAATCCCTATCTAAAGAGTAAGCGCGGATCGGTAGGACCCGCAGTAGAAGGCGTAGAACTTCAGATTAAGAATCCAGATAGCCGTGGGATCGGGGAGATCATCGCTAAGGGACCGAGCACGATGAAGGGCTACTATCAGAACGCGGATGCCACAGAGAAGGCGATTCGTGATGGATGGCTCTACACAGGGGATTTGGGCTACTTGGACGCCGATGGCTACCTCTATCTCACAGGACACTGCAAGGACATCATCGTTCCCGCATCTGGAAAGAATGTCTATCCGGTTGAATTGGAGGCACTTTATCGGGATAGTTCGGAAACCATTTCTGAAATGTGTGTACTCGGCATTCCCTACGAAGATGGGTCGGATACGGCTATACATGCCGTGATTGTGCCGACCTCCTCCGACGAGACAACGAAAGTGGGGATCCAACACCATCTTCAGGCGCGAGCAAAGCAGCTACCGAGTTACCAACAATTCCACAAATCCCATTTCTGGGAGGATCCGCTACCAAAGACTGTAGATGGAGGTGTAGATCGGCAAAGTCTCAGGCGTAACTTGGAGGCGCGTCTTAAAAACATGGCAGACCTGCAAGAGGAGTCCATTGCAGATGTAGAAAGTGCGGCACCAAGATCGGACATACCAGAAGAAATCCTCTCTACTCTCGCACGATTGGCACGCATGCCCGCACATCAGATTCAACGGGAGAGTCGTTTGGATACCGATTTAGGGCTTGATTCGCTCACACGACTTGATCTCCTGTTGGTTCTTGAATCCAGACTCGGTGAAACAATTCCGGATGCACACCTCGCCAATTTGGAGACGGTCGGTGATGTCGTCAGGTTAATCGAAACGTTTCCGACGGATACCACGAAAGAAAAGGATGGTTTTGAAGAAAACAGAAAACTGGAATTTAAACAGACGCCTCGATGGTATGCGCGTGCCTTCCGCACCGTGATTACCGGTATCTACCGGAACTATTTTTCATTGAAATGCTATGGGCTTGAGAATATCCCGCAGGGCAAACCCTATATCATTATGCCGAATCACACAAGTCACCTTGATACACTGACGGTGATTACCGCGCTCCGGAGCAAGGCATACCGACTCTGGACGCTCGCTGCCCGGGATTACTGGTTTGCTACACGTTTTCAAGGTTGGTTTGCTGGGACGTGCCTTAACGCCCTACCGATAGAGCGGGAGGGCAATTTTACTGACTTTCTACAAGACCTCAGGGCGGCGAACGCGGTGATGTCGGAAAATAACGGCTTGCTAATCTTTCCCGAAGGGACACGCTCACTTGATGGTAAACTTCAACCTTTTAAACCGGGTGTACTCAGTTTGCTCATCTACACGCCTAACGTCCCGGTTATACCGGCTTACATTGAAGGGACCTTCCACGCGTTGCCGAAAGGACGGAACTTCCCTAAGAAACATCCTGTGCGTATCGTTTTTGGTGAACCGTTTACCTTTCCACCGGAAGATTGGGGAGAGCAAGACAAAGCCCAGATTGACCCCGATCGATACCAAGAATTCTTGGAATTGGCACAAAATCGAGTTGCAGAACTTGGAGCGATGCTGAGACAATCCGAACCTTAGCCCGTAATGAAATTAGGTTCTCCTTAAATGGCATAATTTGTCTTTGCTTTACATTTGGAGGGCGGATATACGGGAAGGCACGCCAATATTCAAATTCGCCTTACCGAACCGCAAGGTAACATTAAAAAACCGAAAAAAGCAGCCGCATTTTTTGATGTGGATGGTACCTTATTGAAGTCCACGATTGTACATTACTACATCTGGATGCGCTCTGCCCAGACACCATTCCTTCTAAAACACCTGTGGCTCGTTGGGTTTCTACCGAAGATTGTTTACTACTTGATTTTGGACAGCATCAGTCGTCCGCGTTTCAATCAGGTATTTTATCGCAATTATCGCGGGATGGATGTTAGTGAGCTTAAAGGACTGTCTACCGAAATGTTTGAGGCGTATCTTCGTCCGAAGATATTCCCTGCGGCGATGTCGCAAATTCAGGAACACAAGGAGCAAGGCATAACCATAGTTCTCGTGACCGGGTCGCTGGATTTTATTGTCCAACCGATAGCGGATTATCTCGCTATCGATTCTGTATTGGCACCGCAACTTCATGAACAAAACGGGCAATTCACGGGTGAACTTACAACCGTGCCGCTCATTGGAGAGGAAAAAGCAAAAGCGGTGCAAGCGTACGCTGAACAATACGGTATTTCATTGGAAGAGAGTTACGCTTACGGCGACAGTCAATCCGATCTGCCTATGTTGGAATGTGTTGGGAACCCGGTCGTTGTGAATCCGGGGAAAGCACTCCGTGAGAAAGCACTCGCGTCTGGTTGGGAGATGCACGAATGGCTTTGAATGGTTATCAGTTATCAGTTACCAGTTATCAGTAACAAGAGACTTCTGTTAAATGAAATCCTCTTCACTGAAAACTGAAAACCGAAAGCATTGCGTAGCAATGCGAATCGACAACTATACAATGGAGAATTACCGTGAATATTAGACGTCATTTTGAGTCCCTGTCTGAACCGAACGATACGATGTTTGTTGAGATTGGGGATCGGCACCGGTTTACTCGTCGCGGCGACGATTGGGTTAAATTCCGTGAAGATCTGATTGAACTCTTGGAACAAACGATCTCGGAAGATTTATCCAAAGCATTCGCGGAAGCGACGGAAGACTGGATTTCGGAACCCAACCCATAAAGAATAACCCAAAGTGTCACTGATTATAGACATAACACCCCGTTGGAGTATGGTTGCTTAAATATGCTCCTTCTTCTATAGACATATTACCCCTGAATCAACGTCAGAATGCGGATGTGGCATTCTGTGGGGGTGAAGAAAGTGCGTGAAAAATCTCCTTGAACCTTCAAAACTTGTTGGTAGCAACTCGGTTAGAATAGGAACTCAAACTTCTATTAAGGAATAGGATCTCTCATGTCAAATCCAATTACCGATGCACAAGCGTTGGAAACCGAAGGCAAGCTTGCTGAAGCGATCCAAGTCTACGATAGTCTCCTCAGCACAACAGATGATACGCTTACCCTTGCCCTTGCGAATTTTCGGTTGGGAACGATCTATCGGACGTGGAGAGAACTCTTCACAGCACAACGGTTTTTAGCAAAAGCACATCAACTGTCTCCAAACGACACCGAGATCCGAGAAGCAATCGAAGAACTGAATCAGCATTTTTCAGAGAATCGGGATGTAATCGCTGAGGAGATGACCCGCAAAAACAGCGATCAGATTGTATCGCTCTTCCGCATCGCTACCGGGATTAAGCTCATCACGATGGATAAGGCGGTTCAGGCGTATCCACTGTTGAAGAGCCGCACCAAGATTTTTCCGAACGCCGCTGTCGCGAAGCACCTCCTCACCGATATCCAAATCACAGAGGAAGAGCGGAACTCAGCAATCGATTTCCTGTTGGAGAGAGACTGGCTCGTGAGTACGGGTGTGTCGCTTTACACAATAGCCGAAAGCGGGTTGTCAGCTTTTTATATGGAACTTGCGCAGCTACACGTCGCCAATGGAGCTTACTCGGAGGCGGTGACGTGTTATGAGCAGGCGTATGGGTTAGATCCTTCGCAACAGCATCTGCGCTACCAACAGGTTATCTGTCACGCCGAAGCAGCGGCGTGGGACGCGGCAGTCGGGATGCTTTCACAACTTCCAACAGATATCCCAGAAGGCGTAGATCTTGTGGCGTATCACACCGCTGTCGCACAGAGTTACGACCATGCATATCAGACGACCCAAGATGAAGACGCTAAACAGAAAGTGATTGAAGCATGTGAGACGGTATTGCGTCTGGACAAGAAGGCGAAAGAGGTTTCGAAACTGCTTGTGTCGTATCAGGGTAAGAAGCGGTGGTGGCGCAGGTAGAACAGATTGTAAAAGAACAAACAATTGACAAAAACGGATGTATTTGATAAAGTATCACCATATTTCGTATTTTCCCTTGGTGAGGTTGCAAACTACATCCTAAGATTTGTGGAGGAGAAAAAAGATGCCAACACGTTTAGCAATAGATGGCGGAACGCCCGTTATTGCCGATTCTATACCCGGTGGAATGCACGGGCCCAGTGTGATAGACGAACGCGAGATTAACGCCGTGACTGAGGTTTTGCGCAGCGGGCAACTTTTTCGGTTCGTTGAGGATTCAAATGTAGCCAGTTTTGAGAAGGAGGCAGCGGCGCACCTCGGGACGAAACACGCCTTGATGGTGAACTCCGGCACCTCTGCAATCATTTGCGCCCTGACTGGGGTTGGCATCGGACCCGGAGATGAGGTGATAGTTCCGGGCTATACCTTTATCGCGACCGCCGCTGCTATTGTCGGTGTCGGTGCAATTCCGGTAATAGCAGAAATCGACGATTCGCTCGGTTTAGATGTCGCCGATGTGGAACGGAAAATTACACCACACACGAAAGCTATCTTACCGGTACACATGCAAGGTGTGCCATGCCGACTTGAGGCGATCGTCGAACTCGCAAAGAAGCACAATCTCCTGGTTGTTGAGGATTGCTGTCAGTGTGTCGGCGGACAATATCAGGGGAAATACGCTGGAACGTGGGGACATGCAGGGGCGTGGAGCCTCAATTACTACAAGGTCATCTCTTGTGGAGAAGGTGGCCTCGTCTTTAGCGATGACTACGATGTCTATGAACGCGCAGCGTTCGCAGCGGAACCCGGTTTACCGATGTGGATGAGCGATTCCGAATGGCAGAACAAACCCTTTTCCCGGCAGTGCTACCGAACGAGTGAAATTTTGGGCGCGATCGCGCGCGTGCAACTCTCAAAGTTAGAGGACATCTTGGGACATACACGCAGACTCAAAAAGGCGTTCACAGCGGAGCTCGCTGAGGAACCGAAAGGCTACATCCGTCAGCACGTAGATGATCCTACCGGTGAGTGCGGTATTAGTGCGGCGATTATTGTGCGTGATGTGGAACTCGCTAAAAAGTACGCCGATGCGCTCAGAGCAGAGGGACTGAACGCAGGCACCGCTTACAATGAAGGTTTCCCGGATCGGCATATCTATACCTATTGGGATTCCATCCTCTTCAAGCATTCGCCTGACGCCTCTGGGTATCCGTGGAAAGACCCACGCTACACAGGAGACGTTGAGTACTCTCGGGATATGTGTCCACAGACTTTATCCATCCTTGGTCGTGCGCTACGATTCGGGTTTAACGTGAATATGCAAGAAGAGCATGCACGATTGATGGCAGCCGCAATCAACAAAGTGGACGATGCCCTTGGATAAGGAATTCCTATTCTGATGAAATGGGGATGACATAGGTGCGCCGCCCGACTTCGGTGAAACCTAATTTTTCTGCCACCCGAAGCGAGGCAGCGTTGTCCGCACCACAACTCCAGGCAGGCACTTTACCTTTTGCCTGAATCTCTTGAGCGACGAGGGATGCAGCGGCGGTAGCAAACCCTTTTCCACGCCACTGTTCGACCGTCGAAACACCGATGTCAGCATGCAGGTCGGTCT
This genomic window from Candidatus Poribacteria bacterium contains:
- a CDS encoding tetratricopeptide repeat protein, with product MSNPITDAQALETEGKLAEAIQVYDSLLSTTDDTLTLALANFRLGTIYRTWRELFTAQRFLAKAHQLSPNDTEIREAIEELNQHFSENRDVIAEEMTRKNSDQIVSLFRIATGIKLITMDKAVQAYPLLKSRTKIFPNAAVAKHLLTDIQITEEERNSAIDFLLERDWLVSTGVSLYTIAESGLSAFYMELAQLHVANGAYSEAVTCYEQAYGLDPSQQHLRYQQVICHAEAAAWDAAVGMLSQLPTDIPEGVDLVAYHTAVAQSYDHAYQTTQDEDAKQKVIEACETVLRLDKKAKEVSKLLVSYQGKKRWWRR
- a CDS encoding AMP-binding protein, which encodes MSITDFFRGKVLLITGGTAFLGQPMVAKILTALPDIQKIYLLIRSRTDTTGKHISAQERLKNELLTSDVFASLRRLHGDNFDAWAQQKLTAVEGDLTHEYLGFSNAEYQRLQNEVQIFINIAGLVDFDPPFDDSLWGNALAAKHVVNFARGCQDAVFLHISTAYVCGDNPGRVLEELPPPYEHYATQHREKTGMAIPETLSEEIEGLLSRSAAIHAEAESSENLANFQREAEAEIKGTRKGLEAQVAELKAEWLEERLVEEGLKHARSRGWNDTYTYMKFLAEQMVMELRGELPTAIVRPSIIESSFDEPEPGWLGGFRMCEPLIVGFGKGRLPDFPADPDIILDIIPVDFVVNAILAVTETTARRGGIEVYHVATGTQNPLYFRGIFEATYEYFMKYPMIEDGKPVPVPIWKYPSLEEFQRKLDSRMRLVDFAVQTLGKLPIRAAKRKRRQLVLKQSGIKALLHYIRIYAPYTRTNFEFETEKTQGLYDALSPTEQQRFNFDVSRIHWKRYFQEIHIPGIKRHVLKIEDSTAEDTEASSSAKQEKASSQDESEESATAPEWIVPKTIVDLIKIQAARIPDRIALQMATESGWETYTYAETYALSRQVAWQLWKSGLRKDDRVVLVSENQPEWCIAYLAAVQIGIAVVPLDAQTPAHEILAIAEFTAAKSILASENVLEKSDAETLLTTKLLRSRDSDPGDGVPPLMFQNINRNCEIVGVSGGPESKTSTAEIPADFPNVEVSPDTVASIIFTMGTTVEAKGAMLTHGGFISNVQAVAQALPPTDTERILSVLPLYHALSFSCSLLMALYSGTTATYVNALRPTTLLKTMREAKTTAFIGVPRLFQMLHSTIERQASRADTPGETLAEKARAVMGGEIRVLVSGGASLSDTIYDGFQKFGMTLYQGYGMTETAPVLSVNPYLKSKRGSVGPAVEGVELQIKNPDSRGIGEIIAKGPSTMKGYYQNADATEKAIRDGWLYTGDLGYLDADGYLYLTGHCKDIIVPASGKNVYPVELEALYRDSSETISEMCVLGIPYEDGSDTAIHAVIVPTSSDETTKVGIQHHLQARAKQLPSYQQFHKSHFWEDPLPKTVDGGVDRQSLRRNLEARLKNMADLQEESIADVESAAPRSDIPEEILSTLARLARMPAHQIQRESRLDTDLGLDSLTRLDLLLVLESRLGETIPDAHLANLETVGDVVRLIETFPTDTTKEKDGFEENRKLEFKQTPRWYARAFRTVITGIYRNYFSLKCYGLENIPQGKPYIIMPNHTSHLDTLTVITALRSKAYRLWTLAARDYWFATRFQGWFAGTCLNALPIEREGNFTDFLQDLRAANAVMSENNGLLIFPEGTRSLDGKLQPFKPGVLSLLIYTPNVPVIPAYIEGTFHALPKGRNFPKKHPVRIVFGEPFTFPPEDWGEQDKAQIDPDRYQEFLELAQNRVAELGAMLRQSEP
- a CDS encoding DegT/DnrJ/EryC1/StrS family aminotransferase, producing the protein MPTRLAIDGGTPVIADSIPGGMHGPSVIDEREINAVTEVLRSGQLFRFVEDSNVASFEKEAAAHLGTKHALMVNSGTSAIICALTGVGIGPGDEVIVPGYTFIATAAAIVGVGAIPVIAEIDDSLGLDVADVERKITPHTKAILPVHMQGVPCRLEAIVELAKKHNLLVVEDCCQCVGGQYQGKYAGTWGHAGAWSLNYYKVISCGEGGLVFSDDYDVYERAAFAAEPGLPMWMSDSEWQNKPFSRQCYRTSEILGAIARVQLSKLEDILGHTRRLKKAFTAELAEEPKGYIRQHVDDPTGECGISAAIIVRDVELAKKYADALRAEGLNAGTAYNEGFPDRHIYTYWDSILFKHSPDASGYPWKDPRYTGDVEYSRDMCPQTLSILGRALRFGFNVNMQEEHARLMAAAINKVDDALG
- a CDS encoding HAD family hydrolase — translated: MEGGYTGRHANIQIRLTEPQGNIKKPKKAAAFFDVDGTLLKSTIVHYYIWMRSAQTPFLLKHLWLVGFLPKIVYYLILDSISRPRFNQVFYRNYRGMDVSELKGLSTEMFEAYLRPKIFPAAMSQIQEHKEQGITIVLVTGSLDFIVQPIADYLAIDSVLAPQLHEQNGQFTGELTTVPLIGEEKAKAVQAYAEQYGISLEESYAYGDSQSDLPMLECVGNPVVVNPGKALREKALASGWEMHEWL